The Herpetosiphonaceae bacterium genome includes a region encoding these proteins:
- a CDS encoding amino acid adenylation domain-containing protein, giving the protein ALRQGDLAGAAPSVIGAPLRDLAVYVLDAGMQPVPIGVPGEIYVGGAGVARGYLGRPDLTAARFVPDALSGHAGGRLYRSGDLARYLPNGDLHYLGRIDQQVKVRGFRIELGEIEAALAQHPAIREVLVLARADGQGEQRLVAYLVGEPGNTGTPEQTNQEHREHQAPEPPNAARETPTSQRGTVNVDLRSFLKTTLPDYMVPSAFIWLDAFPLTTNGKIDRRALPEPDQSRPELGTALVAPRTPTEEALAAAWAEVLGIERVGVYDNFFGLGGDSIRSLQVVAAARARGIGITIQQMFEHQTIAELAEMITPNALPSPQLASFDQLSPADREKLPPDVEIAYPLATLQSGMLFHSAASPEAALYHDCFSFHLRAPYDPAALHSALDSLSARHAVLRTSFDLSRFEQPLQLVHAHAEVPLTIDDLRALDPSAQEAALAEWLAVEQHTPFDWTHAPLLRVALHRRTDATFQLTLSCHHAVLDGWSVALLIGELFQLYRAALGRSVQSLPAPGQSFADFVALEQQALNDPAQLDYWRARLDGSTLTTVPRWGPPQPEAEQAASRAELDIPPEVVDGLRRLAQTTNVPFKSVLLAAHLRVLSLLGDQTDIVTGLVINGRPETERSDRTLGMFLNTIPLRLNLAGGTWSDLVRATFAAERDALPYRRYPLARLQQQLGGQPLFETAFNFVHFHVLQSLEADDAIEGIGGTAIARTNFPLAAHFSQDPATGELQLALDYDPTLLRSAQVDAYGGYYARTLAAMAREPLARYETIDLLTEAERRYLLVDWSTTAAPSQERCVHELFAAQAAQTPEATAVVFVDGDATERLSYAELDRRADRLAHELQAHGVRPEMRIGLYLDRSPELIVAILGVLKSGGAYVPLDPTYPAERLRFMLTDADVSIVLTRQQLTQQLTELDPARSHVLCLDADWPMIEAAEMRGPAARVLPEQLAYMIYTSGSTGQPKGVLVPHRGIGNLAQAQIAAFDVRPDSRVLQFAALSFDAAVSEICMALLAGAALYLAPRETLLPGPGLLDLMDRHAIDVVTLPPSALAAMPIAELPALRTIAVAGEACPPDVLARWERPGRRLINAYGPTETTVCATMAEVLDSSQRPPIGRPIDNTQVFVLDDQLQPVPLGVPGEVLIGGLGLARGYHHRPDLTAERFVPHPFSEAGYPQGGARLYRTGDLARWLPDGSLDYLRRRDDQIKLRGFRIELGEIEAVLRQHPSVCQCVVVVRNAGHDAQRLVAYVVEEQRTGALWAHNEQNENQEPETWNLELGTRTSNLETLTSELRQFLEARLPGYMIPSAFVVLDALPVTPSGKLDRTALPEPEAALPDVDWVAPRDRWELDVARLWQELLQSGPVGVDDDFFKRGGDSLLAVRLVARIEQELGRRIQVASLIGASSVAQIAAMLRQQPAEQEWSPLVAIQPGGSRPPLFCVHPIGGHVLCYVKMAQEIGLDQPCYGLQARGLEQDEPPPMSIEAMATDYLAAIRAVQPHGPYLLSGWSFGGVVAFEMAQQLLRQGEEVALLALLDSSLDPPIQAALTPTEEILNLAWGLGGIFGKELGLTAEELEGRDQEEQLAYLLDRIRHMELLPADIGLPQMRRYLAIFRTSVTAAHSYVPQVYPESILLLLAEESQPGLQEKREADWSAVAAGGLIIDNVPGNHYSMMRDPDQMARRLRAELDRVIAGMDSATEAHAATQLPV; this is encoded by the coding sequence CGGTATCTGCCGAATGGCGATCTGCACTACCTGGGGCGGATCGACCAGCAGGTCAAGGTGCGCGGCTTTCGCATCGAGCTGGGCGAGATCGAGGCGGCGCTGGCGCAGCATCCGGCGATCCGCGAGGTGCTGGTGCTGGCGCGAGCGGATGGACAGGGCGAGCAGCGGCTGGTGGCGTATCTGGTGGGAGAACCGGGGAACACAGGAACACCGGAACAAACGAACCAAGAACACCGGGAGCACCAAGCACCCGAACCTCCAAACGCAGCACGCGAAACTCCAACCTCGCAACGTGGAACGGTGAACGTGGATCTCCGCAGCTTCCTGAAGACGACGCTGCCGGACTACATGGTGCCGAGCGCCTTTATCTGGCTCGACGCCTTTCCGCTGACCACCAACGGCAAGATCGACCGGCGCGCGCTACCGGAACCCGATCAGAGCCGCCCGGAGCTGGGCACGGCGCTGGTCGCGCCGCGCACGCCGACCGAGGAGGCGCTGGCGGCTGCCTGGGCGGAGGTACTGGGCATCGAGCGCGTCGGCGTGTACGACAACTTCTTCGGCCTGGGCGGCGACTCGATCCGTAGCCTTCAGGTCGTCGCTGCCGCCCGCGCCCGTGGCATCGGCATCACGATCCAGCAGATGTTCGAGCACCAGACGATCGCCGAGCTGGCCGAGATGATCACTCCCAACGCCCTCCCGTCGCCGCAGCTCGCGTCATTCGATCAGCTCAGTCCCGCCGACCGCGAGAAGCTGCCGCCGGATGTCGAGATCGCCTACCCGCTGGCGACGCTTCAGAGCGGCATGCTCTTTCACAGCGCTGCCAGTCCTGAGGCCGCGCTCTACCACGATTGCTTCAGCTTCCACCTGCGCGCGCCCTACGATCCGGCGGCGCTGCACAGCGCGCTCGATTCGCTGAGCGCGCGCCATGCGGTGCTGCGCACCTCGTTCGATCTGAGCCGCTTCGAGCAGCCGCTTCAGTTGGTCCACGCACACGCTGAGGTGCCGCTGACGATCGACGATCTGCGCGCGCTCGATCCTTCGGCGCAGGAGGCCGCACTGGCCGAGTGGCTGGCGGTCGAGCAGCACACGCCCTTCGATTGGACCCACGCGCCGCTGCTGCGCGTTGCGCTCCATCGCCGCACCGACGCGACCTTCCAGCTTACGCTCAGTTGCCACCACGCGGTGTTGGACGGCTGGAGCGTCGCGCTGCTGATCGGCGAGCTGTTTCAGCTTTACCGCGCCGCGCTGGGCCGCAGCGTACAATCGCTGCCAGCGCCCGGCCAGAGCTTCGCCGACTTCGTGGCGCTGGAGCAGCAGGCGCTCAACGATCCGGCGCAGCTCGACTACTGGCGCGCCCGGCTGGACGGCAGCACGCTCACGACCGTGCCGCGCTGGGGGCCACCGCAGCCGGAGGCGGAGCAGGCCGCCTCGCGGGCAGAGCTAGACATTCCGCCTGAGGTCGTGGACGGGCTACGGCGGCTGGCGCAGACGACCAATGTGCCGTTCAAGAGCGTGCTGCTCGCGGCGCATCTGCGCGTGCTGAGTCTGCTCGGCGACCAGACCGACATCGTGACCGGCCTTGTGATCAACGGGCGGCCTGAGACTGAGCGTAGCGACCGTACGCTCGGCATGTTCTTGAACACGATCCCGCTGCGGCTCAATCTCGCGGGCGGCACATGGTCCGATCTGGTCCGCGCGACCTTCGCCGCTGAGCGCGATGCGCTGCCCTATCGCCGCTATCCGCTGGCCCGGCTTCAGCAGCAGCTCGGCGGGCAGCCGCTCTTCGAGACGGCCTTCAACTTCGTTCACTTCCATGTGCTTCAGTCGCTGGAGGCGGATGATGCGATCGAGGGCATCGGCGGCACCGCGATAGCGCGCACGAACTTTCCGCTCGCCGCGCACTTCTCCCAGGACCCGGCGACAGGAGAGCTTCAGCTCGCGCTGGACTACGACCCGACGCTGCTGCGGTCAGCCCAGGTCGACGCCTACGGCGGCTATTACGCTCGCACCCTGGCGGCGATGGCCCGCGAGCCGCTGGCGCGCTACGAGACGATCGATCTGCTGACGGAGGCCGAGCGCCGCTACCTGCTGGTCGATTGGAGCACGACCGCCGCGCCCTCGCAGGAGCGCTGCGTCCACGAGCTGTTTGCCGCCCAGGCCGCGCAGACACCCGAAGCGACCGCCGTGGTCTTTGTCGATGGCGATGCGACCGAGCGGCTGAGCTACGCCGAGCTAGACCGGCGCGCCGATCGGCTGGCGCACGAGCTGCAAGCGCACGGCGTCAGGCCGGAGATGCGTATCGGCCTATATCTGGATCGATCGCCGGAGCTGATTGTCGCAATCCTGGGCGTGCTCAAGTCGGGCGGCGCGTACGTCCCGCTTGATCCGACCTACCCCGCCGAGCGGCTGCGGTTTATGCTCACCGATGCCGACGTTTCGATCGTGCTGACGCGGCAGCAGCTCACGCAGCAGCTTACGGAGCTTGATCCGGCTCGATCTCACGTGCTGTGCCTCGACGCCGACTGGCCGATGATCGAGGCCGCCGAAATGCGCGGCCCGGCAGCGCGAGTGCTGCCGGAGCAGCTCGCGTACATGATCTACACCTCCGGCTCGACGGGACAGCCCAAGGGCGTGCTCGTGCCGCACCGGGGCATCGGCAACCTGGCCCAGGCGCAGATCGCCGCCTTCGATGTCCGGCCCGACAGCCGGGTCTTGCAGTTTGCCGCGCTGAGCTTCGACGCGGCTGTCTCCGAGATCTGCATGGCGCTGCTGGCGGGCGCGGCCCTGTACCTCGCGCCGCGCGAGACGCTGCTGCCCGGCCCCGGCCTGCTCGATCTGATGGATCGGCACGCGATCGATGTCGTTACGCTGCCGCCTTCGGCGCTGGCAGCCATGCCGATCGCGGAGCTTCCGGCGCTGCGCACGATCGCCGTGGCCGGTGAGGCTTGCCCGCCCGACGTGCTGGCCCGCTGGGAGCGGCCCGGACGACGCTTGATCAACGCCTACGGCCCCACCGAGACGACGGTCTGCGCGACGATGGCCGAGGTTCTCGACAGCAGCCAGCGCCCACCGATCGGGCGTCCGATCGACAACACGCAGGTGTTTGTGCTCGACGATCAACTCCAGCCGGTGCCCCTGGGCGTTCCCGGCGAGGTCTTGATCGGCGGTCTGGGGCTGGCGCGGGGCTACCACCACCGGCCCGACCTGACGGCGGAGCGCTTCGTGCCGCATCCCTTCAGTGAGGCCGGGTACCCTCAGGGTGGCGCGCGGCTCTATCGCACAGGCGATCTCGCGCGCTGGCTGCCCGACGGCTCGCTCGACTATCTCAGGCGGCGCGACGATCAGATCAAGCTGCGGGGCTTCCGCATCGAGCTGGGCGAGATCGAGGCCGTGCTCCGGCAGCATCCTTCCGTCTGCCAGTGCGTGGTCGTGGTGCGCAACGCCGGCCACGACGCGCAGCGGCTGGTAGCGTACGTGGTAGAAGAACAAAGAACGGGCGCCCTCTGGGCACACAACGAACAAAACGAGAACCAGGAACCTGAAACTTGGAACCTGGAACTTGGAACTCGAACCTCGAACCTCGAAACCTTGACCTCGGAACTGCGGCAGTTCCTGGAGGCAAGGCTGCCGGGCTATATGATCCCGTCGGCGTTCGTGGTGCTCGACGCGCTACCGGTGACACCCAGCGGCAAGCTCGATCGCACGGCGCTGCCGGAGCCTGAGGCCGCCCTGCCCGATGTCGACTGGGTCGCGCCGCGCGACCGCTGGGAGCTGGACGTGGCGCGGCTGTGGCAGGAGCTACTCCAGAGCGGGCCGGTCGGCGTCGACGACGACTTCTTCAAGCGCGGCGGCGACTCGCTGCTGGCCGTGCGGCTGGTGGCGCGGATCGAACAGGAGCTTGGCCGACGCATCCAGGTCGCGTCGCTGATTGGCGCGTCGAGCGTCGCGCAGATTGCTGCGATGCTCCGGCAGCAGCCAGCCGAGCAGGAGTGGTCGCCGCTGGTGGCGATCCAGCCCGGCGGCAGCCGACCGCCGCTCTTCTGCGTCCATCCGATCGGCGGGCATGTGCTGTGTTACGTCAAGATGGCGCAGGAGATCGGCCTCGATCAGCCATGCTACGGCCTTCAGGCGCGCGGCCTGGAGCAGGACGAGCCGCCGCCGATGTCGATCGAGGCGATGGCAACCGATTACCTCGCGGCGATCCGCGCGGTCCAGCCACACGGCCCCTACCTGCTGAGCGGCTGGTCCTTCGGCGGCGTAGTCGCCTTCGAGATGGCGCAGCAGCTTCTACGGCAAGGCGAGGAAGTTGCGCTGCTGGCGCTGCTCGACAGCAGCCTCGACCCGCCGATCCAGGCCGCGCTGACGCCGACCGAGGAGATCCTGAATCTGGCCTGGGGCCTCGGCGGGATCTTCGGCAAAGAGCTGGGCCTGACCGCCGAAGAGCTGGAGGGCCGTGATCAGGAGGAGCAGCTCGCCTACCTGCTGGATCGCATCCGGCACATGGAGCTGCTGCCCGCCGACATCGGCCTGCCGCAGATGCGGCGCTACCTGGCGATCTTCCGTACCAGCGTCACGGCGGCACATAGCTACGTCCCGCAGGTCTACCCAGAGTCGATCCTGCTGCTGCTGGCCGAAGAATCGCAGCCGGGCTTGCAGGAGAAGCGCGAGGCCGACTGGAGCGCTGTCGCCGCTGGCGGCCTGATCATCGACAATGTGCCCGGCAACCACTACTCGATGATGCGCGACCCGGATCAGATGGCCCGGCGGCTCAGAGCCGAGCTGGACCGAGTGATTGCCGGTATGGATTCCGCAACCGAAGCACACGCTGCAACACAGCTCCCTGTATAA